From the genome of Monomorium pharaonis isolate MP-MQ-018 chromosome 2, ASM1337386v2, whole genome shotgun sequence, one region includes:
- the LOC105840019 gene encoding L-threonine 3-dehydrogenase, mitochondrial: protein MLCKNVGFSYYFTRNFRRNFHVTINPLRKMIKETGNVKSVNTGNIIKPPRILITGGLGQLGTECAKLLRRNYGNENVILSDIIKPSEENLENGPFIFADILDFKGLQKIVVDYRIDWLIHFSALLSAVGEQNVPLAVRVNIEGMHNVIELAKQYKLRIFIPSTIGAFGPDSPRNPTPNVTVQRPRTIYGVSKVHAELLGEYYHHRFGLDFRCLRFPGVISSDPPGGGTTDYAVAVFHEGLLNKRYECYLEPHTRLPMIYIEDCLSALFQFLNTPDKLLRRRVYNVTAMSFTPEELFNELLKYIPDLKITYKPDKRQHIAESWPQVFDDSEARRDWGWKHKYDLQRLVELMVQDVSTNFLPKHRLKEVNSYV, encoded by the exons ATGTTGTGCAAAAATGTTGGCTTCTCgtattattttacaagaaacTTTCGTAGAAACTTTCACGTAACTATCAATCCTCTTCGCAAGATGATCAAAGAAACTGGTAATGTCAAATCTGTCAATACcggaaatataattaaacctCCACGGATACTAATAACAG gtggTCTCGGACAATTGGGTACGGAATGCGCGAAATTACTTCGTCGAAATTACGGCAATGAGAATGTCATATTGTCAGACATTATTAAACCATCGGAGGAGAACTTGGAGAACGGTCCCTTCATCTTCGCCGACATCCTCGACTTTAAGGGTCTACAGAAGATCGTTGTGGACTATAGAATCGATTGGCTCATCCACTTCAGTGCTCTACTTAGCGCTGTTGGTGAACAAAACGTACCGTTAGCCGTCAGAGTCAACATCGAAG gAATGCACAATGTCATCGAGTTGGCGAAGCAATATAAATTGAGGATCTTCATACCGTCGACAATTGGAGCATTCGGTCCCGACTCGCCGAGGAATCCTACCCCGAATGTCACGGTGCAACGACCCCGTACGATCTATGGTGTTAGCAAGGTTCATGCCGAACTTTTAGGAGAGTATTACCATCATCGATTTGGTCTCGATTTCCGGTGTCTTCGATTCCCCGGTGTAATTAGCAGCGATCCACCTGGCGGCGGTACCACTg ATTACGCCGTAGCGGTATTTCACGAGGGACTGTTAAACAAAAGATACGAGTGCTACTTAGAGCCTCACACGAGACTGCCGATGATATACATCGAAGATTGTCTATCGGCactttttcagtttttaaatacACCTGACAAATTGCTGCGTAGACGAGTTTACAACGTCACAGCCATGAGTTTCACCCCCGAGGAGCTGTTTAATGAACTCCTTAAGTATATACCGGATTtgaaaattacttataaacCTGACAAACGACAACATATTG CGGAAAGCTGGCCGCAAGTTTTTGACGATAGCGAAGCACGCCGGGATTGGGGATGGAAACACAAATATGATCTACAGAGGCTGGTGGAATTAATGGTGCAGGATGTTAGCACGAATTTTCTACCGAAACATCGATTGAAAGAGGTCAACAGCTATgtataa